One Huiozyma naganishii CBS 8797 chromosome 4, complete genome genomic region harbors:
- the LCB2 gene encoding serine C-palmitoyltransferase LCB2 (similar to Saccharomyces cerevisiae LCB2 (YDR062W); ancestral locus Anc_8.177), translating to MTLDDGTHDATHVPLFPPEDISIESKRENEFGSLTSKSYLFQVKSCHNEPIPEPIIDTPPYYISLITYVNYLILIIFGHVHDFLGIHFQRSKHLDIVEKDGMAPWYSKFESFYVRRLKKRIDDCFSRPTTGVPGRFIQCIDRVSHGFNEYFTYPGTTNMCLNLSSYNYLGFAQSEGQCTDAAISAVEKYGLHSGGSRSQIGTTELHQEAERLIAKFVGKEDAMIFSMGYGTNANFFNAFLDSKCLIVSDELNHTSIRTGVRLSGATVRSFKHGDMEGLEKLIREQIVIGQPKTGRPWKKILICVEGLFSMEGTMCNLPELVELKKRYKCYLYVDEAHSIGAVGPKGRGVCDLFGVNPHDIDILMGTLTKSFGAAGGYIACDKWIIDKLRCDLTTPNYAESPAAPVLAQIISSLRTIIGELNPGEGQERLQRIAFNSRYFRLALQRLGFIVYGNADSPVIPMLLYCPSKMPAFSRIMLQRKIAVVVVAYPATPLIESRVRFCMSASLTKEDIDYLLRHVDEVGEMLNLKLNSGKSSWDGKVQRWDIEEVIRRTPEDCKDDKYFVC from the coding sequence ATGACGTTAGATGATGGTACACACGATGCGACCCATGTCCCTCTTTTCCCACCTGAGGATATCTCAATTGAATCcaaaagagaaaatgaATTTGGGAGCCTGACCAGCAAGAGTTATCTATTTCAGGTAAAGTCATGTCACAATGAGCCCATTCCAGAACCTATCATTGATACCCCACCATACTATATTTCGCTAATCACCTACGTCAATTATCTGATTTTGATTATATTTGGGCATGTCCATGATTTCTTGGGTATTCATTTCCAAAGAAGCAAGCATTTGGACATCGTCGAAAAGGATGGTATGGCACCATGGTATTCTaaatttgaaagtttttaCGTGAGAAgactgaagaagagaattGATGACTGTTTTTCTAGACCCACCACCGGCGTTCCAGGTAGATTCATCCAATGCATTGACAGAGTCTCCCATGGATTTAACGAATACTTTACGTACCCAGGCACGACAAACATGTGTTTGAACTTATCATCCTACAATTACTTGGGTTTTGCGCAGAGTGAGGGGCAATGTACGGACGCGGCTATTTCCGCCGTCGAAAAGTACGGGCTTCATTCAGGTGGCTCGAGATCACAAATTGGTACGACTGAACTACACCAGGAGGCCGAACGTCTCATTGCGAAGTTTGTCGGAAAGGAAGATGCCATGATCTTCTCAATGGGGTACGGTACCAATGCCAACTTTTTCAACGCGTTTTTGGATTCGAAATGTTTAATCGTTTCTGATGAATTGAACCATACTTCCATCAGAACAGGTGTTAGACTTTCTGGTGCGACTGTGAGAAGTTTCAAGCACGGTGACATGGAAGGCTTAGAAAAGTTGATTAGAGAACAGATTGTTATTGGCCAACCAAAGACCGGCCGTCCGTGGAAGAAAATACTGATTTGTGTCGAAGGTTTGTTTTCGATGGAGGGTACAATGTGTAATTTACCTGAATTGGTTgaactgaagaaaagatataAATGCTACCTGTACGTTGACGAAGCGCATTCTATTGGTGCTGTTGGACCTAAGGGGCGCGGTGTATGTGACTTATTCGGTGTCAACCCCCATGACATTGATATTCTCATGGGTACTCTAACCAAGTCGTTTGGTGCCGCTGGTGGTTACATTGCCTGTGACAAATGGATTATTGATAAGTTAAGATGCGACCTGACAACTCCTAACTACGCGGAGTCTCCTGCTGCCCCAGTTCTAGCTCAAATCATTTCTTCACTAAGAACTATCATTGGTGAACTGAATCCTGGTGAAGGGCAAGAGAGATTACAAAGAATTGCTTTTAACTCTCGTTATTTCCGTTTGGCTTTACAAAGACTTGGGTTCATTGTGTACGGTAACGCCGATTCCCCTGTTATCCCAATGCTACTGTACTGTCCATCAAAGATGCCTGCATTTTCGCGAATCATGTTACAGAGAAAGATTGccgttgttgtcgttgctTATCCTGCTACTCCATTGATTGAATCTAGAGTCAGATTCTGTATGTCCGCCTCCCTTACGAAGGAAGATATCGACTATTTGCTACGCCatgttgatgaagttgGAGAGATGCTAAACTTAAAGTTGAATTCTGGTAAATCCAGTTGGGACGGTAAAGTCCAGAGATGGGATATCGAGGAAGTAATCAGGAGAACACCAGAAGACTGCAAGGACGACAAGTATTTTGTGTGTTAA
- the LSM2 gene encoding Sm-like protein LSM2 (similar to Saccharomyces cerevisiae LSM2 (YBL026W); ancestral locus Anc_8.174) produces the protein MLFFSFFKTLVDQEVVVELKNDIEIKGTLQSVDQFLNLKLDNISCDDETKYPHLSTVRNIFIRGSTVRYVYLNKNMVDTNLLQDATRREAMSEKK, from the exons atgttgttcttttcctttttcaaaacattaGTTGACCAAGAAGTTGTCGTTGAG CTTAAAAACGATATTGAAATAAAGGGCACGTTACAGTCCGTGGACCAGTTTTTAAATCTGAAACTTGACAACATATCATGCGATGACGAAACTAAATATCCGCATTTGAGCACTGTAAGGAATATATTCATTAGAGGTTCTACCGTCAGATACGTTTAcctgaacaagaacatgGTGGACACCAACCTACTGCAGGATGCCACAAGAAGGGAGGCCATGAGCGAGAAGAAATAA
- the KNAG0D02010 gene encoding uncharacterized protein (similar to Saccharomyces cerevisiae YDR061W; ancestral locus Anc_8.176), whose product MAEQSRLILKISNALFKGSLIKNAPPVFKTPIKNFELRTDQKWVIWGPGKSKFIDALGGKFLCDPPLAYQFNKNTTPIIEQIKFRGVMPTAHLSARYEFFKDEFDQTCKMFILDNSIGSNEVAYTISTTNRVVDMKLYELLVKELQLSELQDRWAMGLSNGQMRRARLTRSLLKKPDLLLMDDPFLGLDPGASAIISKLLAGLQEKFGIPVAVGLRYQDEIPQWCTHICAVDNQQGIMFQGSVSECRERIKEYRDCEVSEIENRTLAQRQQNQFSIEDLIAPHPLYGKNHHEIFKMPSSIEFKGIGVTYKGEPVLKNLFWDVKVGSKWHIRGDNGTGKSTLLSMIVAEHPQSWNSKVVENGQERRSGKSNYFDINKRIGMSSPELHAIFATKSARELTVRECIASGCHEGSSNNFKPMWTSLDSDQKKIIDMYIHYFGLKDIADTRTFESLTVSDQKLILFVRSLVKMPEVLILDEAFSGMEVEPMLRCHNFLEYWPGTVLVVAHVAEETPKCNHFIKLLGPGKYEVGNVNN is encoded by the coding sequence ATGGCAGAACAGAGCAGGTTGATTTTAAAGATTAGCAATGCGCTCTTTAAGGGGTCGCTTATCAAGAATGCCCCGCCTGTGTTCAAAACTCCGATCAAAAACTTCGAATTAAGGACAGACCAAAAATGGGTTATATGGGGACCCGGGAAGTCCAAGTTTATCGATGCACTTGGCGGGAAATTCCTATGCGATCCACCGTTGGCGTACCAATTCAATAAAAACACAACACCAATCATCGAACAAATAAAATTCAGAGGCGTAATGCCCACGGCACATCTTAGTGCTAGATACGAGTTTTTTAAAGATGAGTTTGACCAAACGTGTAAGATGTTTATATTGGATAACTCCATAGGGTCCAATGAGGTAGCATACACAATATCCACTACAAATCGTGTCGTGGATATGAAATTGTATGAACTGCTAGTCAAAGAGCTGCAGTTGAGCGAACTGCAGGATAGATGGGCCATGGGGTTAAGTAATGGACAAATGAGGAGGGCCAGGCTGACCCGTTCATTGTTGAAAAAACCAGATTTGCTGTTGATGGACGATCCATTTTTAGGGCTTGACCCTGGTGCTTCGGCCATTATTTCTAAACTTCTGGCTGGATTGCAAGAAAAGTTTGGAATCCCTGTTGCTGTAGGTCTTCGATACCAGGACGAGATCCCTCAGTGGTGCACACATATCTGTGCGGTTGATAACCAACAAGGTATTATGTTTCAAGGTTCTGTTTCAGAATGTAGGGAGAGGATTAAAGAATACAGGGATTGCGAAGTATCTGAAATCGAAAACAGAACCTTGGCACAACGGCAGCAAAATCAATTCTCAATCGAAGATTTAATTGCTCCTCACCCATTGTACGGGAAAAATCACCACGAGATATTTAAGATGCCAAGTTCCATTGAATTCAAGGGTATTGGCGTTACATATAAGGGCGAACCTGTGCTCAAGAATTTATTTTGGGACGTCAAAGTGGGTTCCAAATGGCACATCAGGGGGGATAATGGTACAGGAAAGTCCACGTTGCTTTCTATGATTGTTGCAGAACACCCACAATCGTGGAATTCAAAGGTCGTCGAGAATGGACAAGAGAGAAGATCGGGTAAGTCCAACTATTTCGATATCAACAAACGAATTGGCATGTCATCCCCTGAATTACACGCAATATTTGCCACAAAATCAGCCAGGGAACTAACTGTGCGGGAATGCATTGCATCAGGATGTCATGAAGGTTCCTCGAACAATTTTAAACCCATGTGGACGTCTTTGGATTCTGACCAAAAGAAAATCATCGACATGTACATCCACTATTTTGGCTTGAAAGATATTGCCGATACAAGAACGTTTGAAAGTTTAACTGTAAGTGATCAAAAATTGATACTATTCGTAAGAAGCCTGGTGAAGATGCCCGAGGTTTTGATTTTAGATGAGGCTTTTTCGGGAATGGAAGTCGAACCTATGCTGCGTTGTCATAATTTCCTGGAGTACTGGCCCGGCACGGTACTGGTGGTTGCTCATGTGGCAGAAGAAACGCCCAAATGTAATCATTTCATTAAATTACTGGGCCCAGGAAAATATGAAGTCGGTAATGTGAATAATTAA